From Tripterygium wilfordii isolate XIE 37 chromosome 13, ASM1340144v1, whole genome shotgun sequence, the proteins below share one genomic window:
- the LOC120012038 gene encoding protein PSK SIMULATOR 1-like: MVAEPWLLKMGNQVSSNLKHALLLEPYKTRNRRKPEAKEKEIVGILSFEVANVMSKTVLLFKSLSDSEISKLKSEIFNSQGVKNLVSSDENFLLELALAEKLDDLNRVAGVVSRLGKKCTEPALQGFEHVYGDIMSGVIDVKELGFLVKDMEGMVRKMERYVSATVNLYSELEVLNELEQAVKKFQQNQHEESRKAFEQKLIWQKQEVRHLKEISIWSQTYDKVVELLARTVCTIFAKICAVFGDSALRTRHLEGGSSPMKNDYGPVSGEIGECTQVQVVSGPLRRILSRSNSGCQLGSIERPAVVRKGKILKSHVGLQRGETAFFQHEDYNFPCGTSPGRLIMDCLSLSSSVSRFDDADNVDREGKDRNSQISRCSGVTNGGFRSEHPNHADCFSPTKLGVSFNAYPKQAKNNVLSSTCFGPNSRLTVYAPPSTVGGSALALHYANVIIVIEKLLRYPHLVGEDARDDLYQMLPTSLRKTLRTNLKAYFKNFVIYDAPLALDWKETLDKRLWWLAPLAHNMIRWQSERNFEQQQIVKRTNVLLLQTLYFADRGKTEAAICELLVGLNYICRYEQQQNALLDCTSSIDFDDCMEWQSQDRASYLN; encoded by the coding sequence ATGGTTGCAGAACCTTGGTTGCTGAAAATGGGTAACCAGGTGAGTTCCAACCTCAAACACGCGCTCCTTCTTGAACCTTACAAGACAAGGAACCGGAGAAAACCAGAAGCCAAAGAGAAGGAGATTGTTGGTATTCTCTCATTTGAGGTTGCCAACGTTATGTCTAAGACGGTGCTGCTATTCAAATCCCTGTCCGATTCCGAGATCTCGAAGCTCAAATCCGAAATCTTTAACTCCCAGGGAGTTAAGAACTTGGTTTCTTCGGATGAAAACTTCCTTCTCGAGCTTGCTTTGGCGGAGAAGCTCGACGACCTGAACAGGGTTGCTGGTGTTGTTTCTAGATTGGGGAAGAAGTGCACTGAACCTGCTTTGCAAGGGTTCGAGCATGTTTATGGGGACATAATGAGTGGAGTAATTGATGTGAAGGAATTGGGGTTTTTGGTGAAGGATATGGAGGGTATGGTGAGGAAGATGGAGAGGTATGTGAGCGCCACCGTGAATTTGTACAGTGAGTTGGAGGTGTTGAACGAGCTGGAGCAGGCAGTGAAGAAATTCCAACAGAATCAGCATGAAGAGAGTCGCAAGGCGTTTGAGCAGAAATTGATTTGGCAGAAGCAGGAAGTGAGGCATCTCAAGGAGATTTCTATTTGGTCTCAGACTTACGATAAGGTTGTGGAGTTGTTGGCGAGGACGGTATGTACTATTTTTGCCAAGATTTGTGCGGTATTTGGGGATTCTGCTTTGAGGACTCGCCATCTCGAAGGGGGTTCCTCTCCAATGAAGAATGATTATGGACCTGTATCGGGTGAAATTGGTGAGTGCACACAGGTGCAAGTGGTTTCCGGGCCACTGAGACGAATTCTTAGCAGAAGCAATAGTGGTTGTCAATTGGGTTCAATTGAGAGACCGGCGGTGGTGAGAAAGGGGAAAATTTTAAAGTCTCACGTTGGTTTACAAAGAGGAGAAACTGCATTTTTTCAACATGAAGATTATAATTTTCCATGTGGGACTAGTCCGGGGAGGCTAATTATGGATTGCCTTAGTTTGAGTAGTTCGGTTTCAAGGTTTGATGATGCTGACAATGTTGATCGTGAGGGTAAGGACCGAAATAGCCAAATTTCGCGTTGCAGTGGTGTTACTAATGGTGGTTTCAGAAGTGAGCATCCTAATCATGCTGATTGTTTTAGTCCAACCAAACTTGGGGTTTCTTTCAATGCATATCCAAAGCAAGCAAAGAACAATGTGCTAAGTAGCACATGCTTTGGTCCAAATAGTAGGTTGACAGTTTATGCTCCGCCTTCTACCGTGGGGGGCTCTGCCCTAGCCTTGCATTACGCAAATGTTATAATTGTCATAGAGAAGCTACTACGCTACCCTCACTTAGTAGGTGAGGATGCTAGAGATGATTTGTATCAGATGTTACCGACTAGCTTAAGAAAGACTCTGAGGACTAATCTCAAGGCCTATTTCAAGAATTTCGTGATATATGATGCTCCGCTTGCTCTTGATTGGAAAGAGACGTTGGATAAGAGATTGTGGTGGCTTGCCCCATTAGCACATAACATGATCAGGTGGCAAAGTGAGCGTAATTTTGAGCAGCAACAAATTGTTAAGAGGACAAATGTTCTTCTGCTTCAGACTTTGTATTTTGCTGATAGGGGGAAGACAGAAGCAGCTATTTGTGAACTTCTTGTTGGTTTGAATTATATATGTCGCTATGAACAGCAGCAAAATGCACTGTTAGACTGTACAA